Proteins from a single region of Corynebacterium casei LMG S-19264:
- a CDS encoding TadA family conjugal transfer-associated ATPase, with protein MENTQAFVSSLQAALAEEPTLAHNPAALARRIREEAGVISDVEVLEILRQLRNDTSGLGLLEQVLARPGITDVVVNGPNDVFVDQGNGLQRVAISFKSDAEVRRLATRLAISCGQRLDDAQPFADGRINRDDGTSLRIHALLAPPSESGTCLSIRVLRQSNTTLNDLVDNQTVTSESAELLRAMIAARTSFLVIGGTGSGKTTLLSALLSEVPDSERLVVIEDTAELRPNHPHSVTLVSRRANAEGTGEITMAQLLRQSLRMRPDRIVVGEIRGAEVVDLLAALNTGHDGGAGTLHANSLNEVPARMEALAALGGLDRTGLHSQLAAAVDVVLTMSREPEGRRLREIGILTGNPVTTEVIWSAESGEHPGYQEFTKRIMPRTEVAGASESSEPSEPSEAPASRTSDIEGLHIPAGFEGSFNNFPLGEDS; from the coding sequence ATGGAAAACACCCAAGCATTCGTCTCTTCTTTGCAGGCAGCGCTGGCCGAAGAGCCAACCTTGGCGCACAATCCTGCGGCGCTAGCACGGCGAATTCGGGAAGAAGCCGGTGTCATCAGTGATGTTGAGGTGCTAGAAATCTTGCGACAGCTCCGCAATGACACCTCTGGCCTGGGCCTGCTGGAACAAGTCCTGGCGCGCCCCGGTATTACAGACGTGGTGGTCAACGGTCCGAACGATGTCTTTGTGGACCAGGGCAACGGGTTGCAGCGCGTAGCTATCTCATTTAAATCCGACGCGGAGGTGCGCAGACTAGCCACCAGGTTGGCCATTAGCTGTGGTCAGCGCTTAGATGATGCCCAGCCTTTCGCAGATGGCCGCATTAATCGTGATGACGGAACAAGCCTGCGCATCCATGCTTTGCTCGCTCCGCCCAGTGAATCCGGAACCTGTTTGAGCATTCGTGTGCTGCGCCAATCCAACACCACGCTTAATGATCTAGTGGACAACCAGACAGTAACCAGTGAAAGTGCGGAGCTTCTGCGCGCGATGATTGCTGCCCGAACATCTTTCCTTGTTATTGGTGGTACAGGCTCGGGCAAGACCACACTGCTGTCGGCGTTGCTATCGGAAGTTCCTGATTCTGAACGTCTCGTTGTTATTGAGGACACCGCGGAGCTGCGTCCGAATCATCCACATTCAGTCACATTGGTCTCGCGCCGGGCGAATGCTGAGGGTACCGGGGAGATCACCATGGCGCAGCTGCTGCGTCAGTCACTGCGTATGCGCCCCGACCGAATCGTGGTGGGTGAGATTCGAGGCGCCGAAGTCGTGGACCTGCTGGCCGCTTTAAATACTGGTCACGATGGCGGTGCCGGAACCCTGCACGCCAATTCTTTGAATGAAGTCCCGGCGCGCATGGAGGCACTTGCTGCGCTGGGCGGGCTTGACCGAACTGGCCTGCATTCCCAGCTCGCCGCAGCCGTCGATGTTGTACTCACTATGTCACGTGAGCCGGAAGGCCGACGGCTTCGTGAAATCGGCATTCTCACTGGCAACCCCGTCACCACTGAAGTTATCTGGTCTGCCGAATCGGGCGAACATCCCGGCTACCAGGAATTCACCAAACGCATCATGCCACGAACTGAAGTTGCAGGAGCTTCTGAATCTTCAGAACCTTCAGAACCTTCAGAAGCTCCCGCTTCGAGGACTTCGGATATTGAGGGGCTGCATATCCCGGCTGGCTTCGAAGGCTCCTTCAATAACTTTCCACTCGGGGAGGACTCATGA
- a CDS encoding type II secretion system F family protein, producing MNPASYALILLALSTLLPEAKNSGRVENDKKSAKGMPAWMILAAVFLAVFLFMVIGRLTVILTAVIVAGTVAHSLTQAHKKKASLHAEDSIARLLGSMTADLRAGSSFPAALKRGADDLSTSLTASIELTAAIATAAVITHRGGSVSTVLSASHPQLKTLGSLCTLSEKHGIPLSDVFEQAHNQIEARKRHRAATKASLQGPQATAIVLTLLPLAGILMGTIMGAKPAGFLLGGGLGGLLLVIGVALACAGFSWSRILIANAAS from the coding sequence ATGAACCCAGCATCCTATGCACTGATTTTGCTTGCTCTGAGCACGCTGTTGCCAGAGGCAAAGAATTCCGGGCGGGTAGAAAATGACAAGAAATCTGCCAAAGGCATGCCTGCCTGGATGATTCTGGCGGCGGTATTTCTTGCAGTATTTCTTTTCATGGTCATCGGCCGGTTGACGGTGATTCTTACCGCCGTCATCGTTGCCGGCACCGTCGCGCACAGCCTGACGCAAGCGCACAAGAAGAAAGCCAGCTTGCATGCTGAAGATTCCATTGCCCGTTTACTCGGAAGCATGACGGCTGACTTGCGCGCCGGGTCATCGTTCCCGGCGGCGTTGAAACGTGGTGCGGATGATTTATCCACCAGTTTAACTGCATCGATCGAGCTTACAGCGGCTATTGCCACCGCGGCTGTCATTACACATCGCGGCGGCAGCGTATCCACTGTGCTTTCCGCCTCCCATCCGCAGCTCAAGACACTGGGATCCCTGTGCACGCTGAGCGAAAAGCACGGAATCCCATTGTCTGATGTCTTCGAGCAAGCCCACAACCAGATTGAAGCTAGAAAACGCCACCGTGCTGCCACCAAAGCAAGCCTTCAAGGACCGCAGGCAACCGCCATTGTCCTCACGCTCTTGCCACTGGCAGGAATTTTGATGGGAACCATCATGGGCGCCAAGCCCGCCGGGTTCCTACTCGGTGGCGGACTTGGGGGACTGCTCCTCGTTATCGGTGTCGCCCTGGCATGTGCCGGATTTAGCTGGTCACGCATTCTCATCGCCAACGCCGCTAGCTAA
- a CDS encoding type II secretion system F family protein encodes MNYSIIALILIAATCWMPSATSNTASRVDRILSPKTPRAGPEETPAKQGKLQLLLSKVSPQNSPSVDPLVIADDIELFVACVRAGLSVQQATSAVSIVADEPTATYWKQVNSLLALGVEPERAWVHMRQLPGLQELARLVTMSEHSGAAIASGCQRLVETLRSDATSNAIAKAERAGVFISLPLAMCFLPAFIVLGLVPVVISLGAQLL; translated from the coding sequence ATGAATTACAGCATCATTGCACTCATCCTCATCGCAGCAACCTGCTGGATGCCCAGCGCTACAAGTAATACGGCATCACGTGTGGACCGAATACTAAGCCCCAAGACCCCGCGCGCCGGGCCAGAGGAAACACCTGCGAAGCAAGGCAAACTGCAACTGCTGCTCAGCAAGGTCTCGCCACAGAATTCACCTTCTGTCGATCCTTTGGTCATCGCCGACGACATTGAGCTCTTCGTCGCTTGCGTGCGCGCCGGGTTATCGGTTCAACAAGCCACCAGTGCAGTGTCCATCGTGGCCGATGAACCCACCGCAACCTACTGGAAGCAGGTGAACTCATTGCTCGCGCTCGGCGTCGAACCCGAAAGAGCGTGGGTGCACATGCGGCAGCTTCCCGGATTACAAGAACTGGCACGGCTCGTAACCATGTCTGAGCATTCTGGTGCAGCCATTGCTTCTGGTTGTCAACGGCTGGTGGAAACCCTGCGGTCGGACGCCACCAGCAATGCCATTGCGAAAGCAGAGCGAGCAGGAGTGTTTATCTCCCTGCCACTGGCAATGTGCTTCTTACCCGCATTCATCGTGCTCGGCTTGGTGCCCGTGGTCATCAGTCTTGGCGCACAACTTCTCTAA
- a CDS encoding DUF4244 domain-containing protein yields the protein MTKKAASLNNDSGMSTVEYAMGSLAAAALAAVLYMVINGGAVVDAIEGIITDALSNTPG from the coding sequence ATGACCAAGAAAGCGGCATCACTCAACAATGATTCAGGTATGTCGACAGTTGAATACGCGATGGGATCTTTAGCTGCCGCAGCCCTAGCCGCTGTCCTTTACATGGTCATCAATGGTGGCGCCGTGGTTGATGCCATTGAGGGAATCATTACTGACGCACTGTCTAATACACCAGGCTAA
- a CDS encoding Rv3654c family TadE-like protein encodes MRRKILDDSGYATIASSGIVIAVVVLLAAVAIFITRVIAFHEAQVAADMAAISGAYVLVSGEDGCAEAGRIALANGGSLDQCSISGSDIQVAITVRNQTAHAKAGPI; translated from the coding sequence ATGCGCAGAAAGATTCTCGATGATTCCGGATATGCCACCATCGCCTCATCCGGCATTGTGATTGCCGTCGTGGTGTTGCTTGCAGCAGTCGCCATATTTATTACACGCGTGATTGCCTTTCACGAAGCCCAAGTAGCTGCCGACATGGCTGCTATCTCCGGTGCTTATGTATTAGTTAGTGGCGAAGACGGGTGCGCTGAAGCAGGGCGGATTGCGCTAGCCAACGGCGGAAGTCTTGACCAGTGCAGTATTAGCGGAAGCGACATTCAAGTCGCCATCACCGTGCGGAATCAAACCGCACACGCGAAAGCGGGACCCATCTAG
- a CDS encoding DEAD/DEAH box helicase yields the protein MYFGEELLSSLSPRFSTSSLTHSVTQPAKEARYADWPQWALPELVEKFQQREITQLYSHQREVADAAFAGIDVVVATGTSSGKSLGYQLPILTRLAEDDTACALYLTPTKALGSDQLLAIMELTKGIDKLSSIIPSPYDGDTPSEARAGIRDHARFVFSNPDMVHMSILAAHERWTRFLRQLQFIVIDECHSYRGVFGAHVALVLRRLLRLCARYGAHPTIIGASATMNDPADHMKRLTSRVGIKEVTEDGAPTGERTIALWEPGFIEGAEGDNGAPVRRAATTEAAEMMAAIVAEGARTMTFVRSRRSAEQVALRCQAELSGGLARPDFAQRIASYRAGYLAEDRRKLEKALDNGELLGVATTSALELGIDVGGLDAVVTAGFPGTVASFWQQAGRAGRRGQGSLVVLVARDEPMDTYLVHNPDALLGRPVEASVFNPENPYILYGHMYCACIEQPLTDAEVRFYHAEQVIQALAQEGLIRRRPQGWFAVPQLDGELRPETAHSQVSLRGGAGNDVLIMDTSDGRLLGTVDGARASSQVHPGAVYLHQGESFVIDDLDIEEGIAFATPGEPEYSTQPNATTDIAIMSAANEDELVDYGGGVWAALVDVEVTDQVVGYFRKLADGTTSDLFPLDLPEQRLRTRAVAYTVDPLALEAMGIRAADIPGALHAAEHSAIGLLPLIATCDRWDIGGVSTALHQDTQMPTVFVYDGHSGGAGFAEEGFKRFPEWIEATFEAVRSCPCESGCPSCVQSPKCGNGNQPLDKAGALKLLGALVSLTSG from the coding sequence TTGTATTTCGGCGAGGAACTACTTTCTTCTCTTTCCCCACGGTTTTCTACCTCCTCTTTGACTCATTCCGTCACCCAACCGGCGAAGGAAGCCCGCTATGCCGATTGGCCGCAGTGGGCGCTGCCGGAATTGGTGGAGAAGTTTCAACAGCGCGAGATCACACAGCTCTATTCTCATCAGCGCGAGGTCGCGGACGCAGCCTTCGCCGGCATTGACGTGGTGGTTGCCACTGGCACTTCATCAGGCAAGTCCTTGGGCTACCAACTGCCCATCCTTACCCGCCTGGCCGAAGATGACACGGCATGCGCACTGTATTTAACCCCGACCAAGGCTTTGGGGTCAGACCAGCTGTTAGCGATTATGGAGTTGACCAAAGGCATCGACAAGCTAAGCTCTATTATCCCCTCCCCGTATGACGGCGATACCCCGTCGGAGGCTCGTGCCGGGATTCGTGACCATGCGCGTTTTGTGTTTTCCAACCCAGACATGGTGCACATGTCCATCCTTGCCGCGCATGAGCGGTGGACAAGGTTCCTGCGGCAGCTGCAGTTCATTGTGATTGATGAATGCCACTCCTACCGCGGGGTTTTCGGCGCACACGTCGCGCTGGTGCTGCGGCGACTGTTGCGGCTGTGCGCACGTTATGGTGCGCACCCCACCATCATCGGGGCATCGGCGACCATGAATGATCCGGCCGACCATATGAAACGCCTGACCAGCCGCGTTGGCATCAAGGAAGTCACCGAAGACGGCGCCCCCACGGGTGAGCGCACCATTGCGCTGTGGGAACCGGGATTTATTGAGGGCGCTGAAGGCGATAATGGCGCGCCGGTTCGGCGTGCAGCAACCACAGAAGCTGCAGAGATGATGGCGGCGATTGTTGCCGAGGGCGCACGAACGATGACCTTTGTGCGCTCACGCCGCTCGGCGGAGCAGGTGGCTTTGCGCTGCCAGGCTGAGCTTTCCGGTGGCCTGGCTCGCCCCGATTTCGCGCAACGCATTGCGTCCTACCGTGCGGGATACCTCGCTGAGGACCGCCGCAAGCTGGAAAAAGCGCTGGATAACGGTGAGCTGCTCGGCGTTGCCACCACATCCGCGCTGGAACTGGGCATTGATGTTGGTGGGCTCGACGCCGTAGTCACCGCTGGTTTCCCAGGTACTGTGGCCAGCTTTTGGCAGCAGGCCGGGCGTGCCGGCCGCCGTGGTCAAGGCTCCCTGGTGGTGTTGGTCGCGCGCGATGAGCCGATGGATACCTACCTGGTTCATAACCCCGATGCGCTGCTAGGACGTCCAGTTGAGGCGAGCGTATTCAATCCGGAGAATCCTTATATTCTTTACGGCCACATGTATTGCGCGTGCATCGAGCAGCCCCTCACGGATGCCGAGGTGCGCTTTTACCACGCTGAGCAGGTCATTCAGGCGCTCGCGCAAGAAGGATTGATTCGCCGCCGCCCACAAGGCTGGTTTGCCGTTCCGCAGCTCGACGGCGAGCTTCGTCCGGAGACCGCGCACTCGCAGGTGAGCCTGCGCGGCGGTGCGGGCAATGACGTTCTCATCATGGACACCAGCGATGGGCGCTTGCTGGGCACGGTTGATGGTGCCCGCGCCTCGTCCCAGGTTCATCCGGGCGCGGTGTATCTGCATCAGGGCGAGAGTTTTGTCATTGATGATCTAGATATAGAGGAAGGCATTGCCTTTGCCACCCCGGGTGAGCCGGAGTATTCAACGCAACCCAATGCCACCACGGATATTGCGATTATGAGTGCCGCGAATGAGGATGAGCTGGTTGATTACGGCGGTGGCGTGTGGGCCGCATTGGTTGATGTTGAGGTAACCGACCAGGTTGTGGGATATTTCCGCAAGCTTGCCGATGGCACCACCTCCGACCTCTTCCCCCTTGACCTCCCGGAGCAGCGCCTGCGCACCCGCGCGGTGGCATACACGGTTGATCCGCTGGCATTAGAAGCCATGGGTATTCGTGCTGCCGATATTCCCGGCGCGCTGCATGCTGCTGAGCATTCCGCCATTGGTTTGTTGCCGTTGATTGCAACGTGTGACCGCTGGGATATCGGCGGTGTGTCCACCGCTTTGCACCAGGACACACAGATGCCGACCGTCTTTGTCTACGACGGTCACTCAGGCGGCGCCGGTTTCGCCGAGGAAGGTTTCAAGCGTTTCCCCGAGTGGATTGAAGCCACCTTCGAAGCCGTGCGCTCCTGCCCTTGTGAATCCGGCTGCCCCTCCTGCGTGCAATCGCCTAAGTGCGGCAACGGCAACCAGCCACTGGACAAGGCAGGTGCGCTGAAGCTTCTCGGCGCGCTGGTTTCTCTTACATCTGGCTAG
- a CDS encoding cold-shock protein produces MAQGTVKWFNAEKGFGFIAPEDGSADVFVHYSEIKGNGFRTLEENQKVSFEIGEGAKGPQATNVNAV; encoded by the coding sequence ATGGCACAGGGAACCGTAAAATGGTTTAACGCTGAAAAGGGCTTCGGCTTCATCGCTCCAGAGGATGGCTCCGCAGACGTTTTCGTTCACTACTCCGAGATCAAGGGCAACGGCTTCCGTACCCTCGAAGAGAACCAGAAGGTTTCCTTCGAAATCGGTGAGGGCGCTAAGGGCCCACAGGCAACCAACGTTAACGCTGTCTAA
- a CDS encoding PACE efflux transporter, whose product MSATTRRIIYVITYELVAILAVTLGLSLLGFGGGQSGAVAIASSTVAVIWNFIWTSMFEAWERRQESQTRTVKRRIVHSIGFEGGLMFFLIPVVAWILKVSLFEAFILEAGILVFFLIYTFVFMWIFDKIWPPHAASAKSKAAVSS is encoded by the coding sequence TTGTCTGCGACTACCCGCCGCATCATCTACGTCATCACTTATGAGCTGGTGGCTATCTTGGCGGTCACCTTAGGGTTGTCCCTGCTGGGCTTCGGCGGCGGCCAATCCGGCGCGGTCGCCATTGCCTCTTCCACCGTTGCTGTCATCTGGAACTTCATCTGGACCTCCATGTTTGAAGCATGGGAGCGCCGCCAGGAATCCCAAACCCGCACCGTCAAACGCCGCATTGTTCACTCCATCGGCTTCGAGGGCGGCCTGATGTTTTTCCTCATCCCTGTTGTTGCCTGGATTCTCAAAGTCTCCCTCTTCGAAGCCTTCATCCTCGAAGCCGGCATCCTAGTGTTCTTCCTCATCTACACCTTCGTCTTCATGTGGATCTTCGACAAAATCTGGCCACCACATGCCGCTTCTGCCAAATCCAAAGCCGCAGTGAGCAGCTAA
- a CDS encoding MepB family protein, which yields MQFRMFEEYACTQGIDVEVVPESQNSDYESGVVMMNGEKWHIRTARNTPRKPGAFVAFWCRNGKGETVPFKADEGAAGLLVFTGSRNRRGVFRFSAKALEELGITEGKHAGKRGFRVYPSWCRNLNPQAESTQHAQMPAFQEY from the coding sequence ATGCAGTTTCGAATGTTTGAAGAATATGCGTGTACACAGGGAATCGATGTTGAAGTGGTGCCTGAATCACAAAATAGTGACTACGAATCTGGAGTGGTGATGATGAACGGCGAGAAGTGGCACATCCGGACTGCACGAAATACTCCAAGAAAGCCAGGTGCTTTTGTAGCGTTTTGGTGCCGCAATGGGAAAGGGGAAACCGTTCCCTTCAAAGCTGATGAGGGTGCCGCAGGATTGTTGGTCTTCACGGGCTCGCGCAATCGACGCGGCGTTTTTCGATTCTCGGCCAAGGCCTTAGAAGAATTAGGCATTACGGAAGGAAAGCACGCGGGAAAGCGCGGATTCCGGGTTTATCCATCATGGTGTCGCAACTTGAATCCACAAGCTGAATCAACACAACATGCACAGATGCCAGCATTTCAAGAATATTGA
- a CDS encoding DedA family protein gives MVDTLMMWIESLMSTAWVYPVVGILIFGDSFIPVLPSEIPLNLVGAWAGARGEPNIGLMFLVAIMCAIIGDNLCFLLGTRLMPYINRIRRGSKTYTALVWVKRNMRRNAGAAIIIARFIPSARLLLTILLGSVRFPWPMFFIFDSIGVMIWAAQALAIGYLGGVLFSSQPLIGMILSVILATILGFLVQRTQNKIMDALDVRRGYAEAHN, from the coding sequence GTGGTTGACACCCTCATGATGTGGATTGAATCCCTAATGTCCACTGCATGGGTTTACCCAGTTGTCGGTATTTTAATTTTCGGCGACAGCTTCATCCCAGTACTACCTTCTGAAATTCCTTTGAACCTGGTCGGCGCCTGGGCCGGCGCCCGCGGTGAGCCCAACATTGGGTTGATGTTCCTAGTGGCCATCATGTGCGCAATCATCGGTGACAACCTGTGCTTCTTACTGGGTACACGGCTGATGCCTTATATCAACCGGATTCGGCGGGGTTCTAAAACCTACACCGCACTGGTGTGGGTCAAGCGCAACATGCGGCGCAACGCTGGTGCCGCGATCATCATCGCGCGTTTTATCCCTTCCGCCCGCCTGCTGCTGACCATCCTGCTGGGCTCCGTGCGTTTTCCCTGGCCGATGTTCTTTATCTTCGACTCCATCGGCGTCATGATTTGGGCCGCCCAAGCTCTAGCGATTGGTTATCTCGGCGGCGTGTTGTTCTCCAGCCAGCCACTCATCGGCATGATCCTCTCAGTAATTCTGGCAACCATCTTGGGCTTCCTAGTCCAACGCACCCAGAACAAAATCATGGATGCTTTGGATGTGCGCCGCGGCTACGCCGAAGCACACAACTGA
- the topA gene encoding type I DNA topoisomerase, protein MAEPSGKTLVIVESGTKAKKIQPYLGDKYIVEASVGHIRDLPRGAADVPAKFKKEAWARLGVNPEDDFTPLYVISPDKKKKVADLKAKLKECDQLYLATDPDREGEAIAWHLLEVLKPKVPVRRMVFNEITKAAILEAAENTRELDEDLIDAQETRRILDRLYGYEVSPVLWKKVMPRLSAGRVQSVATRVIVERERERMAFVSAEYWDLSADLAAQNADSANPAQFNARLSSVDGERVAQGRDFGDDGKLTTNEVVVLDQKRAQSLADGLDKAAMHVASVEHKPYTRKPYAPFMTSTLQQEAGRRLHFTSERTMRIAQRLYENGHITYMRTDSTSLSQQGLTAARDAAVSNFGKEYAASSARRYDRKVKNSQEAHEAIRPAGETFATPGQLSGQLDTEEFKLYELIWKRTVASQMEDAKGQSMKVTVAGQAATGENVEFSATGRTITFPGFLKAYEDQASAKNEDENRLPQLAEGDDLNVAEVTVDGHSTNPPARYTEASLVKKMEDLGIGRPSTYASIIKTIQDRGYVLSRGNALVPSWVAFAVVGLLESNFTELVDFDFTSSMEDELDAIASGNEDRTRWLNSFYFGDAEKGSEAGDVKAASIARHGGLKSLVDVNLESIDARKVNSIKLYTDTEGRDVFVRVGRYGPYIERQIGVNAEGEPEYQRANLSETTTPDELNEELAEKLFATPQGGRELGENPANGRTVVAKEGRFGPYVTEVVREDERAKAEAEAEDVVAQERAAEDKQRKEDGMRAKNWETKTAAKQKEKRIAEYIDEKLKPGTASLFSSMEPSKVTLDDALKLLSLPREVGVDTADNEMITAQNGRYGPYLKKGSDSRSLANEEQIFSITLDEARRIYAEPKRRGRQAAQPPLKQLGDNDVSGKPMSVKDGRFGPYVTDGTTNASLRKGDSPETLTDQRANELLSERRAKQDADGGAAKKTTKKATKSSAKKTTKKSTKSTAKKSTKRATKKPSPATKNVVKAGSRRK, encoded by the coding sequence GTGGCAGAGCCATCAGGCAAGACACTGGTCATCGTGGAGTCAGGTACCAAGGCGAAGAAGATTCAGCCGTACCTGGGTGACAAATACATAGTTGAGGCCTCAGTGGGCCATATTCGCGACTTGCCTCGTGGTGCTGCTGACGTTCCTGCGAAGTTCAAGAAGGAAGCATGGGCGCGCCTGGGCGTGAACCCAGAAGATGACTTCACTCCGCTTTATGTCATTAGCCCGGATAAGAAAAAGAAGGTCGCGGACCTCAAAGCTAAGCTCAAAGAGTGCGACCAGCTTTATCTGGCAACAGACCCGGACCGCGAAGGTGAAGCCATCGCGTGGCACTTGCTGGAGGTCTTGAAGCCCAAGGTTCCGGTTCGCCGAATGGTGTTCAATGAGATCACCAAAGCCGCTATTTTGGAAGCGGCGGAGAATACCCGTGAGCTGGATGAGGACCTGATTGATGCGCAGGAAACCCGCCGCATATTGGACCGTCTGTACGGCTATGAGGTCTCCCCGGTGCTGTGGAAGAAGGTCATGCCACGTCTGTCCGCAGGCCGTGTTCAGTCGGTTGCCACCCGCGTGATCGTTGAGCGTGAGCGTGAACGCATGGCGTTCGTGTCTGCGGAGTACTGGGATCTTTCAGCTGATTTGGCTGCCCAGAACGCGGACTCGGCGAATCCGGCGCAGTTCAATGCGCGTCTGAGCAGCGTTGATGGTGAGCGCGTGGCGCAGGGCCGTGACTTTGGTGATGACGGCAAGCTCACCACCAATGAAGTGGTGGTGCTGGATCAAAAGAGAGCACAGTCGCTTGCCGATGGCCTCGATAAAGCCGCCATGCACGTCGCTTCTGTGGAACACAAGCCTTATACCCGTAAGCCTTATGCACCGTTTATGACGTCGACTCTGCAGCAGGAGGCGGGCCGTCGCCTGCACTTTACTTCTGAGCGCACCATGCGTATTGCGCAGCGTTTGTACGAAAACGGTCACATTACCTATATGCGTACTGACTCCACGTCGCTGTCTCAGCAGGGTTTGACCGCTGCGCGTGATGCTGCGGTGTCGAACTTCGGCAAGGAGTATGCGGCTTCTAGCGCGCGTCGTTATGACCGCAAGGTCAAAAACTCGCAGGAAGCGCACGAGGCAATTCGTCCTGCCGGCGAAACTTTCGCCACCCCAGGTCAGCTGTCTGGTCAGCTGGATACTGAGGAGTTTAAGCTCTACGAGCTGATCTGGAAGCGCACCGTCGCCTCCCAGATGGAGGACGCCAAGGGCCAGTCCATGAAGGTCACCGTCGCAGGTCAGGCCGCAACCGGGGAGAACGTGGAGTTCTCCGCTACCGGCCGTACTATTACCTTCCCTGGCTTCCTCAAAGCTTATGAGGACCAGGCATCGGCGAAGAATGAGGATGAAAACCGTCTGCCACAGCTGGCAGAAGGCGATGACCTCAACGTCGCAGAAGTTACCGTCGATGGTCACTCCACCAACCCGCCGGCACGATATACCGAGGCCAGCTTGGTGAAGAAGATGGAAGATCTCGGCATCGGCCGTCCTTCCACCTATGCATCCATTATCAAGACCATCCAGGACCGCGGCTACGTGCTCTCGCGTGGCAACGCGCTGGTCCCAAGCTGGGTTGCTTTCGCCGTTGTTGGTCTGTTGGAGTCCAACTTCACGGAGCTGGTGGACTTTGACTTCACTTCCTCGATGGAAGATGAGCTGGATGCTATCGCGTCCGGCAATGAGGACCGCACGCGCTGGCTCAACAGCTTCTACTTCGGTGATGCCGAAAAGGGCAGTGAGGCAGGAGACGTCAAGGCAGCTTCCATCGCTAGGCACGGCGGGCTTAAATCACTTGTCGATGTCAACCTAGAAAGCATTGACGCCCGCAAGGTCAACTCCATCAAGCTGTACACGGATACCGAGGGCCGTGACGTCTTCGTACGCGTGGGCCGCTATGGTCCATACATCGAGCGTCAGATCGGTGTGAACGCTGAAGGCGAGCCGGAATACCAACGCGCAAATCTGTCTGAGACCACCACTCCGGATGAGCTCAATGAGGAACTGGCAGAAAAGCTCTTTGCTACCCCGCAGGGTGGACGTGAGTTGGGTGAGAACCCAGCCAATGGCCGCACCGTGGTGGCTAAGGAAGGCCGTTTCGGTCCTTATGTCACCGAGGTTGTGCGCGAAGATGAGCGCGCCAAGGCAGAAGCCGAGGCCGAGGACGTTGTGGCGCAGGAACGTGCTGCGGAAGATAAGCAGCGCAAAGAAGATGGCATGCGCGCGAAGAATTGGGAAACCAAGACAGCTGCGAAGCAAAAAGAAAAGCGTATCGCCGAGTACATCGATGAAAAACTCAAGCCGGGCACTGCCTCGCTGTTTAGCTCCATGGAGCCATCCAAGGTCACTCTTGATGACGCGTTGAAGCTGCTGTCTTTGCCACGCGAGGTTGGCGTTGATACCGCGGATAATGAAATGATTACCGCGCAGAACGGCCGCTATGGTCCGTACCTGAAGAAGGGCTCGGATTCGCGTTCTTTGGCAAATGAAGAGCAGATCTTCTCCATCACCTTGGATGAGGCACGCCGCATCTATGCTGAGCCGAAGCGTCGTGGACGTCAGGCTGCGCAGCCGCCGCTAAAGCAGCTGGGCGATAATGACGTTTCCGGCAAGCCAATGTCGGTCAAGGATGGCCGCTTCGGCCCTTATGTCACCGATGGCACCACGAATGCTTCGCTGCGCAAGGGCGACTCCCCGGAAACCTTGACGGACCAGCGCGCGAACGAGCTGCTGTCTGAGCGTCGCGCCAAGCAGGACGCTGACGGTGGTGCCGCGAAGAAGACCACTAAGAAGGCCACGAAGTCTTCGGCTAAAAAGACCACTAAGAAGTCTACAAAGTCGACGGCCAAGAAGTCGACCAAGCGCGCTACTAAGAAGCCTTCACCAGCAACGAAGAACGTGGTCAAGGCAGGCTCTCGCCGGAAGTAA